In the Sphingobium sp. Z007 genome, CGCATCCACCTTGGCCAGGATCGGGTTGAGATCCAGATCGTCCAGATGCTCCGCGCCGCGATTGACCTGCTTGAGCAGTTCGGTGCGCCCGATCACTTCGTCCAGGCTGCGGAAGCCCAGCCGCGCCAGGACTTCACGCACTTCCTCGGCGATGAAGGTCATCAGGTTGATGACCTTCTCCGGTGTGCCGGTGAACTTCTGGCGCAGTTTTTCGTCCTGCACGCATACGCCCACGGGGCAGGTGTTGCTGTGGCACTGGCGCACCATGATGCAGCCCATGGCAACCAAGCTCAATGTGCCTATGCCATATTCCTCCGCGCCCAGGATCGCGGCGATGACGATGTCGCGCCCGGTCTTGAGGCCGCCGTCGGTGCGCAGCTTCACACGGTGGCGCAGGCCGTTGAGGGTCAGCACCTGGTTCGCTTCGGACAGGCCCATTTCCCAGGGGGTGCCGGCATATTTGATCGAGGTCTGCGGGCTGGCGCCGGTGCCGCCGACATGGCCGGCGATCAGGATGACGTCGGCATGGGCCTTCGCCACGCCCGCCGCGACCGTTCCGATCCCGGCCTGGCTGACCAGCTTCACGCAGACGCGGGCGCGCGGGTTGATCATCTTGCAGTCGTAGATGAGCTGCGCCAGATCCTCGATCGAATAGATGTCATGATGCGGCGGGGGCGAGATCAGCGTCACGCCCGGCGTCGAATGGCGCAGCTTGGCGATGAACTCGGTCACCTTGAAACCGGGCAGCTGGCCGCCTTCGCCGGGCTTGGCGCCCTGCGCGACCTTGATCTCGATTTCCTCGGCCGATGCCAGATATTCGGCGTGGACACCGAAACGGCCGGACGCGATCTGCTTGATGACGCTGTTCGCGTTGTCGCCATTTTCATACGGCTTGAAGCGGTTCGCATCCTCACCGCCTTCGCCCGACACCGCCTTGGCGCCGATGCGGTTCATCGCGATTGCTAGCGTTTCATGCGCTTCGGGGCTGAGCGCGCCCAGCGACATGCCCGGCGTCACGAAACGCTTGCGGATTTCGGTGGTGGCCTCGACCTCGTCAATAGGCACGGCTTCGCGGGCGAAGTTGAACTCCATCAGGTCGCGCAGATAGACCGGCGGCAGGTCGCGCACGCCGCGCGAAAATTGCAGATAGGTGGAGTAGCTGTCGGTCGCCACGGCCGTTTGCAACAGATGCATGAGTTGCGCGGAATAGGCATGGCTCTCGCCGCCCTGCCGCTGGCGATAGAAGCCGCCGATCGGCAGGCGCACCACCGCCGCGTCGAACGCCTGCTCGTGGCGCAGCATCGCGCTATAATGGAGCGAGGCATAGCCTTCGCCCGAAATCTTCGCCGGCATGCCGGGGAAGAGATCGTTCACCAGCGCGCGCGACAGGCCCACCGCTTCGAAATTATAGCCACCGCGATAGCTGCTGATGACCGCGATGCCCATTTTGGACATGATCTTGAGCAGGCCTTCGTTGATCGCCGTGCGATAACGTTCGAAGCAGGCGTCCAGCGACAGGTCGCCGAACAGGCCGCGGCCATGACGATCGGCGATGCTGGCTTCGGCCAGATAGGCGTTCACCGTGGTCGCACCCACGCCGATCAGCACCGCGAAATAATGGGTGTCGAGCGCTTCGCACGACCGCACGTTGATCGACGCATAGGAGCGCAGCCCCTTACGCACCAGATGCGTGTGGACCGCGGCCGCCGCCAGCACGCCCGCGATGGCCGCGCGCTCGGCATTGACGCCTTCGTCCGTCAGGAAGATTTCGGTGCGGCCTTCGCGCACCGCCTGCTCGGCCTCTTCACGGATGCGGGAAATGGCGGCGCGCAACTGCTCCTGGCCGCCCGACGCGGGGAAGGTGCAGTCGATTTCAGCCACGGACGGACCGAAATAGGCCTTGAGTCGCGCCCATTCAGCGCTGGTCACGACCGGCGATTCCAACACCAGCACATGGCTGTTCTGCGCACCTTCCTCCAGGATGTTGTGGAGGTTGGAGAAGCGCGTCTTCAGGCTCATCACATGCCGTTCGCGCAACGGATCGATCGGCGGGTTGGTAACCTGGCTGAAATTCTGGCGGAAGAAATGGCTGATGGTCCGCGGCTTGTCGGAAATGACGGCCAGCGGCGTGTCGTCCCCCATGGAGCCGATCGCTTCCTTGGCGTCCTCGACCATGGGCGCCAGGATCAGTTCCAGATCCTCCAGGGTCAGGTTGGCGGCGACCTGGCGGCGGGTGAGTTCCGCCTTGTCCCAGCCCGGCAGCGCGGTCGGCGCTTCGGCCAGGTCCGCGACGGTCAGGAAGTCCTTGATAAGCTCGCCATAAGGGCGTTCGCCCGCGATGCGATCCTTGATCGCACGGTCGTCATAGATTTCGCCTTCGAGCAGGTCGACCGCGATCATCTGGCCCGGACCCATACGGCCCTTCTTGACGATGGTGGTTTCGGGCACGACGACCATGCCGGTTTCCGACCCCACGATCAGCAGATTGTCGCCGGTCAGCGTATAGCGCAGCGGGCGCAGCGCGTTGCGATCCACGCCGGCCACGACCCAGCGGCCGTCGGTCATGGCAAGCGCGGCGGGGCCGTCCCACGGCTCCATGACGGAGGCGAGATAGTCGTACATGTCCGCATGGGCCTTGGGCAGGTCGGCGCTTTGCGCCTGCCAGGCTTCGGGGACCAGCATCAGCTTGGCGGTCGGCGCGTCGCGGCCGGAGCGGCAGATCGCTTCGAACACGGCATCAAGCGCAGCCGTATCGGATGCGCCGGCCGGGATCACCGGCTTGATATCCTCCGACTGCTCACCAAAGGCGAGCGAAGCCATCTTGATCTCGTGGCTCTTCATCCAGTTCTTGTTGCCGCGGATCGTGTTGATCTCGCCATTATGGGCCAGCGTGCGGAACGGCTGGGCCAGCCACCATTGCGGGAACGTGTTGGTCGAATAGCGCTGGTGGAAGATGGCGACGCGGCTTTCGAACCGT is a window encoding:
- the gltB gene encoding glutamate synthase large subunit, translating into MTDTPFMASPEERARIAAEGMYHPDMEGDACGVGLVAATDGRPSRRVVASAIDALKAVWHRGAVDADGKTGDGAGIHVDLPVRFFDDAIADSGHKPLPNRLAVGMIFLPRTDLSAQETCRTIVESEIIDAGYTIYGWRQVPVDVSVIGEKAQRTRPEIEQIMIAGPMPEERDVAEFEKDLYLIRRRIEKQVIAAQIQDFYVCSLSCRSIIYKGLFLAESLSVFYPDLQDERFESRVAIFHQRYSTNTFPQWWLAQPFRTLAHNGEINTIRGNKNWMKSHEIKMASLAFGEQSEDIKPVIPAGASDTAALDAVFEAICRSGRDAPTAKLMLVPEAWQAQSADLPKAHADMYDYLASVMEPWDGPAALAMTDGRWVVAGVDRNALRPLRYTLTGDNLLIVGSETGMVVVPETTIVKKGRMGPGQMIAVDLLEGEIYDDRAIKDRIAGERPYGELIKDFLTVADLAEAPTALPGWDKAELTRRQVAANLTLEDLELILAPMVEDAKEAIGSMGDDTPLAVISDKPRTISHFFRQNFSQVTNPPIDPLRERHVMSLKTRFSNLHNILEEGAQNSHVLVLESPVVTSAEWARLKAYFGPSVAEIDCTFPASGGQEQLRAAISRIREEAEQAVREGRTEIFLTDEGVNAERAAIAGVLAAAAVHTHLVRKGLRSYASINVRSCEALDTHYFAVLIGVGATTVNAYLAEASIADRHGRGLFGDLSLDACFERYRTAINEGLLKIMSKMGIAVISSYRGGYNFEAVGLSRALVNDLFPGMPAKISGEGYASLHYSAMLRHEQAFDAAVVRLPIGGFYRQRQGGESHAYSAQLMHLLQTAVATDSYSTYLQFSRGVRDLPPVYLRDLMEFNFAREAVPIDEVEATTEIRKRFVTPGMSLGALSPEAHETLAIAMNRIGAKAVSGEGGEDANRFKPYENGDNANSVIKQIASGRFGVHAEYLASAEEIEIKVAQGAKPGEGGQLPGFKVTEFIAKLRHSTPGVTLISPPPHHDIYSIEDLAQLIYDCKMINPRARVCVKLVSQAGIGTVAAGVAKAHADVILIAGHVGGTGASPQTSIKYAGTPWEMGLSEANQVLTLNGLRHRVKLRTDGGLKTGRDIVIAAILGAEEYGIGTLSLVAMGCIMVRQCHSNTCPVGVCVQDEKLRQKFTGTPEKVINLMTFIAEEVREVLARLGFRSLDEVIGRTELLKQVNRGAEHLDDLDLNPILAKVDAPDDQRRFSLTQWRNEVPDSLDAQMMRDAKAVFERGEKMQLTYTVRNTHRAVGTRLSSAVTDRFGMSTLADGHLTVRLRGSAGQSLGAFLCKGITLEVFGDANDYVGKGLSGGIIKVRTTVSSPLSSKDNTILGNTVLYGATSGKLFAAGQAGERFAVRNSGAQVVVEGCGANGCEYMTGGVAVILGKTGANFGAGMTGGMAFILDEDGSFPAQANPEGIVWQRLDSAYWETQVKALIAEHAVATDSKWSNTILDDWDRWRRYIWQVCPKEMLGRLAHPLSDSAAETVAAE